Genomic DNA from Acipenser ruthenus chromosome 4, fAciRut3.2 maternal haplotype, whole genome shotgun sequence:
ttccaggctgggcgttgccttcactggtttcaataatacagcacaaacaaaatcactcttcttctccttccagaactctcccccCAAAAtgagaggctgaggcctccttttatgccaggtggctgggtccttaattggatgattaattaactgattgctcccacctgacacaatcaatctgggcagggaggagaatttaactccttccctgccagtatttctaagggcagagccctgctctgccacagtgccATTTCTCAGTCGTGGTGGGGACACAGGAACTGGGCTGTAACAGTTTACTTTCCATCACTCCTGACCTTCGCAGGAAACTGTGTGCTAAAAGTAAATGGCTTAATTCCTGTTGCATtgaataaatatatggattattTGATAAGAGAAAACCATTACATTTAAAGGGCTGAGTTTtcaacaataacatttcaaattcACATAAACTTCCGAAGTAGAAAATAATTATAGTACTAGTGGTAGAAAAATGGAACACTTTGCAAACAGATGCAgagataagtttttttttttaatattgtttaaacatttttttattaacataacTGAATACTAATTTCATGCAATACATGAGTTTAAAtcaacaatttatatatatatatatatatatatatatatatatatatatatatatatatatagtattattgaatttgttttttaaaaataggtTATACAATGGTTTCAAATGCAGGCTTGCAATTAATGAACGTAACACCATGCAGCAGATTCCTGGTAGATGTTATAGAatataaagtacagtacaggATGTCTTTTGAAATTACATCAACTTTTTGGGTGACtgctgtaatctttttttttgtacttttacaTCTAGAACTTTGCATTATGATTTTGTAATCATGTAATACATGGCATGCCAAAAATCCTGTGGCCAATTGCATGAAACATCTTCTATATTAAGTTGAAGTATAAAACTGAAACATTGTCTCAGAATTTACAGAATTTACTTCAGAGGCAGACAAATCAGTAAGGGCCAGTTGTATTGGTTTTTTTAGTACATTTTGAAACTGTTCACTTTCAGCAGTAGTTCCTGCACCTCCTACACTCATTGAAAGTTTAGCCTAGTTTGTCTTCCTATATTGAGAAAGTACAGGTGTTTTCAGAGTTGGAATGGGAATTCAATGAAATTTCTGTGACGTTTTCCCAGTTTCTTCTTTGACGATTACTGAAGCTCTTTAAGAATTTCAGAATGTGGTTTTTGATGGAGACGCCTACAAAGGTGTACATGATAGGGTTGAGGCAGCTGTGGAAAAGGGCGATGCTCTCTGTTATCTGGTTAGCCATGTCAAATCTTTTGCTGGTTTCACAGTCACTTAAGAAGGAGTAGATCAGGTCTATTGACCGGCAGAGCTTTACAATGTTGTATGGCAGCTGGGTCAGAATGAACACACCCACAACTGCCAACAACACCTTGAAAGCTCTCCATTTCTTAACGTTTGGGGTTCTTATAAGAGCGTGAGACACTTTTGTGTAGCAGAACAACATGACTATGAAAGGGATCCCAAAGCTGAAAAGTATCTCCAAGATCTGGATAGTTGCCTTGGCTGGCCGAGCCATATTCGTAGGGTACACAGGGTGACATATCTTCCTAGTTCCACCCTGTGATTCACCCACAGTGGTAAAGATAAGCTCAGGGAGGCTTAGGAGGACTGCAGCCACCCAAACAATTAAACAGATGATCAGGCTTTTGCCCTTTCCGGTTCGGGCTTCGATTATGGCTTGGTATCGGTCTATACTAATGCAGGCGAGGAAGAGCATGCCGCAGCTGAAGTTTGTGATATACAAAGCTGAGGTAATCTTGCACATTACTTCCCCCAGCTCCCAACCATGGACAGCGTCTGCTGCCCAAAAGGGAAGGGTCAGGAGAAGCAGAATATCTGCTATGGCCAGATTAAGGATGTACACATCTGTCTTGGTCTTCAGCTTCTTATAATAGGTGTAAATGGCCACCACTAGGGCGTTCCCTGCAAGTCCAATTATTAAGGCCAGTGCATAAAAGATAGGTAGAAAGACTTTCCCAAAATTCCGGATATCCTCTTTGATACAAATTGTATGGTAACCGTCCAAACTATAACtttcattataattataatattcaTCAGAATATTCTTCTTCCGTGTAGTCCATGAAGCAGGCtgaatgaggggaaaaaaaaaaacattacaggtAGGATATTTTATAAAGAAGTGTTTCAGGGTTGATTAAgaacaaatttaaaacaaaaaagaacaactACTGTACATTTACATGTATATGAAGGtgcttccctttcaattcaaagacgaccaccaacagcACTTTTGGGAAATGCCTGCCActggtaggtattcgctgagcattttatataagagctgccgataggcctctccGGGGAttgacgtcctcggtcctgccttccgagggaacaaatagtcactctgcggagctcacttcctcttttgctgcTCACTGCGGTAAGGTAAGGTACTAACCAAACCAGTTGCTGATTGAGTCTGTATGaaagagctctctctctctctctctctctctctctctctctctctctctctctcgaattcccctgcattattaaaatatatatatatatatatatatattgctggaaGTCTGCTTgtcacttccctggaatcagaaacagCTTCTGAACCGAGCTATTATCATTGCACTCTGTGCTTTGTTAAATCTTTCCTATCTTTTCACCAGCCTGCATCACTTGCGGTCGCAGTCTGCTTTCTAACCATAGTGCCtgctgttctgtgtttttttctcctgctatttgcagcaaaaaacaacaaaaaacagagacacggagacagagacacagaaaaAACAGAGACACGGGTTCCTCCACCGGGACTTAGCGCGACCACGTCCTGCTGTTGAGTCGACTCCGTCGGTTGTCTCGACCCGCACGCTCGGCACGCTggcttaaaaaaaaccaaaaaaaccatTGTAATAACATTTTTCAGTCTATCAGTCTACCCACCTGGCATGGTGATTGCCCACTTTTCCACAGCTAAGctgttgtgtgagtgtgtggcttTTCTAACTGCGtttgcagtgttaaaaaaaaaagaaaaacaacaaacaacgtGTGCCTCCTCCACCGGGGCCTGGTTCTACCTtgccccgctgtcgagtagagtTCACTGGCTGTCTCGGCCTGCCCACCGGCGCTGGgccgtaaaaaaaaacaaaaaaaaaacaatacagagtcttattactgttttttttaaaaaaaaaacaccctgatTGCCTACTGCAGCTCTTGAAGCCTGTCTCCACTCTGGTGTAGGCTACGCTCTGCCCTGGTCATGTGACTGCACGTGGTTAAGGCCAGACTATCGCCCACGCTGTACCCTGGTGCAGCACAGTGTGCTTAAACGCTACTCTCTCATTGCCTACTGCAGCcatcgagcctgtgtatccaccccgacGTATGTTACGCTCTACCccgggttgtgtgactgcacacagTTAAAGTCTAGGTGCGTGTCCCCAGTaccctcggtgctcggtgcttagacgctccgtGCTTCGGCACCAAGGCACTCTAGTACGCAAAGGCATTAGGTGCCCTCAGTGCTTCGGCACCCACGGGACCTCAGTGCCATGGTGTTGCTTGCCCTCGGTGCTTTGATGCCCTCTGTGCCTTGGCGCTCCAAAGTTTAAACGCCCTCGTTGCTCGCCACCACTCGGTGCTTATACACCCTCTGGACCTCAAAGCCCTCGGTCCATGGTGCCCTTGATGCTTCAGCGCTCTCGGTGCCTCAGTGCGGCGCGCCATAGTCAGGCGTCCTCGGTGCTTGTACCCCTCAGTGCTTCCACACCCTCAGgacctcagagcctcggtgcacacggtgccctCAGTGCTTCGGAGCCCTTGGTGCTTCGGTATCCCATTTTTTTGACGTTCCTCATGCATCGGAGCCTTCAGAGACTCAAAGCCTTGATGCATGTGCCCTTTCACCCCTCGGTGTTGccattttcttcggaggaggatcagAGACTAAACTACCTCTGCCTGGTTCAGGCATTAAGATGCTATGTGGACAAAACAAGagcgacttaatgtggtagatccctctataccttcattaggcacaaaggtccttgaggttgcacgctcgcaccgctaacTTTGCGGTTTCGAGATGTCCCTGGTCTGCTGTCTCCGCTCACGCTCCCTCACAACGGCTTTGGTATGgcggtcgtcttcgaattgaaagggaatgttaggttacagacataaccctggttccctgaaagagggttcaatgcaaaagaggaagtgagcttcgcagagtgactatttgttccctcggaaggcgggaccgaggacatcactccccGGAGAGGCCTATCTGCAGCTCTGATTAAATGCTCAATGAATACCTACCAGTGTTAGgcatttcccaaaagtattgttggtggtcgtcttctctttcatggAACCGTTTTAATGTATTAGCATAGCTGATGACACTGAAGTGGATTTCGCTTTTGGAGCTGAACAATATAATGCACTTTTCTAACATGTAAACTGTATATCTAAATTGCTAACAGTTTTTATGTGGAAGCAAAAGGTCTGCATTGTACAGTAAGCATTGTTTAAAGTTGTTAATCCAACAACAATAAATGGGTCAAATTTGGGTTCTGTGTCACACAGCtagggccctaccaaattcacggtacatttttgtaaatttcaCAGTCataacatttaaccctttgcggtccattgtcggaccctgtccaacatcattatagaaacgcaaaaaacgtgtttctagtcgttttttctccggaaaaagccgagaaaaccattcaatggccgagtgggagcgacaggagccgagacaagtaaaaaaataaataaataaataaaataaaggcgtatctcatgattagtcatacatggccctggtatcagataacggggcgttcataagtaaacaagctggctgatagtgcaacagcgcacagagaacactgacatttgcagagcttttttgagatgttatagtaataaacttggatcgcattattgaggagtttggtgataaaacgagtgatcaggagatgattgatcggtatgtacaactattattattgttattatttatttcttatataggtgaaagctatagcgaacgaaagggtggggcagggctggagatgcctagtgagtgctttgttgttatgcagagccttttaaacccgtttgactgtggaaaaaaaatacttttaaacagcgcgtctaaaattaactgcgcgtgtgaaaataaattggacctgacgtgcctgacacgcacttaataaatggactgcaaagggttaaaaaatctgaaatttcatggtttcagctatttaaatcttgtccagtgtgacctataggctttttcctgcaATTGTCTCAAAAATTCGGGTGGGGGGTGACTTATACACCATTGTGACTTATA
This window encodes:
- the LOC117399878 gene encoding atypical chemokine receptor 4-like, coding for MDYTEEEYSDEYYNYNESYSLDGYHTICIKEDIRNFGKVFLPIFYALALIIGLAGNALVVAIYTYYKKLKTKTDVYILNLAIADILLLLTLPFWAADAVHGWELGEVMCKITSALYITNFSCGMLFLACISIDRYQAIIEARTGKGKSLIICLIVWVAAVLLSLPELIFTTVGESQGGTRKICHPVYPTNMARPAKATIQILEILFSFGIPFIVMLFCYTKVSHALIRTPNVKKWRAFKVLLAVVGVFILTQLPYNIVKLCRSIDLIYSFLSDCETSKRFDMANQITESIALFHSCLNPIMYTFVGVSIKNHILKFLKSFSNRQRRNWENVTEISLNSHSNSENTCTFSI